In Carnobacterium sp. CP1, the following are encoded in one genomic region:
- a CDS encoding ParA family protein produces the protein MARIIAVANQKGGVGKTTTTVNLGACLAYSGKKILLVDIDAQGNATSGLGVRKVDVEKDIYDILVNETPIEEVVLPSSRENLWVVPATIQLAGAEIELTNQMARETRLKQALAKVSDDYDYILIDCPPSLGHLTINAFTASDTILIPVQCEYYALEGLSQLLNTVRLVQKHFNPDLKIEGVLLTMLDARTNLGYEVVDEVKKYFREKVYKTIIPRNIRLSEAPSHGLSIIDYDPRSRGAEVYLELAKEVLANGQ, from the coding sequence ATGGCACGAATTATAGCAGTCGCAAATCAAAAAGGCGGAGTTGGGAAAACAACTACAACAGTTAACTTGGGCGCTTGTTTAGCTTATTCTGGTAAAAAGATCTTACTGGTTGATATCGATGCTCAAGGAAATGCAACAAGTGGGCTAGGTGTGCGTAAAGTGGACGTTGAAAAAGATATTTACGACATTCTGGTCAATGAAACGCCGATTGAAGAAGTGGTTTTGCCTTCTTCAAGAGAAAATTTATGGGTAGTACCGGCTACTATACAGTTGGCTGGAGCAGAGATTGAATTGACCAACCAAATGGCTCGGGAAACAAGACTGAAGCAGGCGCTGGCGAAAGTTTCAGACGATTATGATTACATTCTAATTGACTGTCCGCCTTCATTAGGGCATTTGACGATCAATGCGTTCACAGCGAGCGATACGATTTTAATTCCAGTGCAGTGTGAATATTATGCTTTAGAAGGTTTAAGCCAATTATTAAATACGGTTCGTCTGGTCCAAAAACATTTTAATCCAGATTTAAAAATCGAGGGTGTTTTATTGACTATGCTCGATGCACGGACAAACCTTGGCTATGAAGTAGTCGATGAAGTTAAAAAATATTTCCGCGAAAAAGTTTACAAAACTATTATTCCGCGGAATATCCGATTATCTGAAGCGCCCAGCCATGGGCTGTCGATTATCGA
- the rsmG gene encoding 16S rRNA (guanine(527)-N(7))-methyltransferase RsmG, whose product MNPEEFKKALHDKGIDVTEKQMQQFDHYLVLLQEWNEKINLTAITEQEEVYLKHFYDSITAGLYVDFNKGVQSLCDVGAGAGFPSIPLKIIFPQLEVTIVDSLNKRIQFLTTLAEKLELEGVHFYHDRAETFGQNKQFRESFDFVTARAVARMSVLAELCLPLVKKGGVFIALKASNSDEEMKEGQKALATLGGKFREEFVFELPKEAGERHVLLIDKKKETPKKYPRKPGTPNKNPL is encoded by the coding sequence ATGAATCCAGAAGAGTTTAAAAAAGCCCTTCACGATAAAGGGATTGACGTTACGGAGAAGCAAATGCAACAGTTTGATCACTATTTGGTCTTATTACAGGAATGGAATGAAAAAATTAATTTAACAGCTATTACGGAACAAGAAGAAGTCTACTTAAAGCATTTTTACGACTCAATAACTGCTGGGTTGTATGTGGATTTTAACAAAGGGGTCCAAAGCTTATGTGATGTAGGTGCTGGTGCTGGGTTTCCGAGCATCCCCCTAAAAATTATTTTTCCTCAATTAGAAGTAACCATTGTCGATTCTTTAAATAAAAGAATCCAATTTTTAACGACTTTAGCTGAGAAATTAGAATTAGAAGGTGTACACTTCTACCATGACCGTGCTGAAACATTTGGACAAAACAAACAGTTTCGTGAATCGTTTGATTTTGTGACGGCTAGAGCTGTGGCTCGTATGAGCGTATTAGCTGAACTTTGCTTACCGTTAGTCAAAAAAGGCGGTGTATTTATCGCTTTGAAGGCTAGCAATAGCGATGAAGAGATGAAAGAAGGACAAAAAGCGCTTGCTACATTGGGCGGCAAGTTCCGGGAAGAGTTTGTTTTTGAACTTCCGAAAGAAGCTGGCGAACGTCATGTTCTACTAATTGATAAAAAGAAAGAAACGCCAAAAAAATACCCAAGAAAACCAGGAACACCTAATAAGAATCCTTTATAG
- a CDS encoding PTS transporter subunit IIC — protein MKNYLVDRMYKASSGVANAIFVTIGIGLLLETIGNMTGLAILVTIGTATKMLMAPAIGAGIAIMLGANTLTVFSAMAAGTIGAGAVHMTAEGVLAIATGEPIGCLIAATIATFVGKRISGKTPLDMMAIPITAILAGGVAGYYLNFVIAPLLNTVSAFISASVSGSPIIGAAIISVVGGLVLMSPASSAAIAIALNLDPVSSAAMLVGTTSMYMAFSFVSMRQNDLGGFLAQFVCTPKVQLPNIVKNPRVLIGPIVAAAVAAPLATVILGFTAPSALGGLGFCSLIAPLNILAAQGFVGFGVYMLAGVLVPIAIAVVVNTAMEKVKWVNKGDLALVVE, from the coding sequence ATGAAAAATTATTTAGTCGATCGTATGTACAAAGCATCATCCGGGGTTGCAAATGCTATTTTTGTAACGATTGGAATTGGTTTATTACTCGAAACCATCGGCAACATGACTGGCCTCGCTATTTTAGTGACGATCGGAACGGCTACAAAAATGTTGATGGCGCCGGCGATTGGTGCGGGTATCGCCATTATGCTGGGAGCCAACACATTAACCGTCTTTAGTGCGATGGCTGCTGGTACGATCGGAGCAGGTGCTGTTCACATGACCGCTGAAGGCGTCTTAGCTATTGCAACTGGGGAACCGATCGGTTGTTTGATTGCAGCGACGATTGCTACTTTTGTCGGCAAACGCATCTCTGGAAAAACGCCTTTAGATATGATGGCTATTCCCATTACAGCTATATTAGCTGGAGGAGTCGCTGGCTATTACTTAAACTTTGTTATTGCGCCATTATTAAATACTGTCAGTGCTTTTATTTCAGCGTCTGTTTCTGGATCTCCTATTATCGGAGCAGCCATTATCTCGGTTGTAGGCGGGCTGGTTTTGATGTCGCCGGCTTCTTCTGCAGCAATTGCGATTGCTTTGAATTTAGACCCCGTTTCAAGTGCGGCTATGCTAGTTGGTACAACGAGTATGTACATGGCTTTTTCATTCGTTTCTATGCGACAAAATGATCTTGGCGGATTTTTAGCTCAATTTGTTTGTACACCTAAAGTGCAATTGCCAAATATCGTTAAAAACCCAAGGGTATTGATCGGGCCAATCGTAGCAGCAGCTGTGGCTGCACCACTTGCTACAGTGATTCTAGGTTTTACAGCTCCTAGCGCCCTTGGCGGACTTGGATTTTGTTCATTGATCGCGCCTTTGAATATTTTGGCAGCTCAAGGATTTGTTGGTTTTGGTGTTTATATGTTAGCCGGTGTTTTAGTACCCATTGCTATTGCCGTCGTGGTCAATACAGCTATGGAAAAAGTTAAATGGGTCAACAAAGGCGACTTGGCACTTGTTGTAGAATAA
- the mnmG gene encoding tRNA uridine-5-carboxymethylaminomethyl(34) synthesis enzyme MnmG translates to MQQYEAGSFDVIVVGAGHAGSEAALAAARMGSSTLLITIDLDMVAFMPCNPSIGGPAKGVVVREIDALGGEMGRNIDKTYIQMRMLNTGKGPAVRALRAQADKFMYANEMKSTLEKTENLLLRQGIVEELIVEEGVCKGIITNTGAIYRGEAVILTAGTSSRGQIIIGELKYSSGPNNSQPSIKLSESLLEHGFELERFKTGTPPRIKASTIDYSVTAEQPGDEKPNHFSYETPDSAYLKDQLSCWLTYTNETAHSIIQANLHRAPMFTGIVEGVGARYCPSIEDKVVRFSDKPRHQLFLEPEGRNTEEVYVQGLSSSLPEDVQEDVLHSIAGLENAEMMRTGYAIEYDVVVPHQLRPSLETKTVENLFTAGQMNGTSGYEEAAGQGLMAGINAALKVQGKEPFVMKRSEGYIGVMIDDLVTKGTSEPYRLLTSRAEYRLLLRHDNADFRLTEIGYQLGLATKERYETCLTKKIQVEKELERLSTTRLKPTDEIQAFLAEKNIAPLKDGILAIDFLRRPELSYWDILTFAPLAESLPKDVEEQIEIQVKYEGYIKKANQKVDKLKRMENKRIPENIDYLAINGLATEAKQKLTQIRPETIAQASRVSGVNPADISILMVYVEQGKIAKVQV, encoded by the coding sequence ATGCAACAATATGAAGCAGGTAGTTTCGACGTCATCGTAGTTGGAGCGGGACACGCAGGTTCGGAAGCAGCTTTAGCAGCAGCCAGAATGGGAAGCAGTACCTTATTGATTACCATTGATTTAGATATGGTTGCGTTTATGCCGTGTAACCCATCGATTGGTGGGCCAGCTAAAGGTGTCGTTGTCCGCGAAATCGATGCTTTAGGCGGAGAAATGGGACGTAATATAGATAAAACTTATATCCAAATGCGGATGCTGAATACAGGCAAAGGGCCAGCTGTTAGAGCTTTACGCGCCCAAGCGGATAAATTTATGTACGCAAATGAGATGAAAAGTACACTTGAAAAAACTGAAAACTTGCTATTGAGACAAGGGATTGTTGAAGAATTGATTGTTGAAGAGGGAGTTTGTAAAGGGATCATCACGAATACAGGCGCTATTTACCGCGGAGAAGCGGTTATTTTAACAGCGGGCACATCTTCACGTGGTCAAATCATCATAGGAGAATTGAAGTATTCTTCAGGTCCAAACAACTCACAACCGTCCATTAAACTATCAGAAAGTTTGCTGGAACATGGATTTGAACTAGAGCGGTTTAAAACCGGTACACCACCGCGTATTAAAGCTTCAACGATCGATTATAGTGTGACGGCCGAACAACCTGGAGATGAAAAACCCAACCATTTCAGCTATGAAACACCAGACAGTGCTTATTTGAAAGATCAATTGTCTTGCTGGTTGACTTATACCAATGAAACAGCTCACAGCATTATTCAAGCTAATTTGCATCGTGCGCCAATGTTTACTGGAATCGTTGAAGGAGTAGGCGCTCGGTATTGTCCTTCTATTGAAGACAAAGTAGTTCGCTTCAGTGATAAACCGAGACACCAACTATTCTTAGAACCTGAAGGCCGCAACACAGAAGAAGTTTACGTCCAAGGTTTATCTAGTTCGCTTCCAGAAGATGTCCAAGAGGATGTGCTGCATTCTATTGCTGGTTTAGAGAATGCCGAAATGATGCGGACCGGCTATGCCATCGAATACGATGTTGTTGTTCCTCATCAATTGCGTCCATCATTGGAAACGAAGACCGTTGAAAATCTTTTTACTGCTGGACAAATGAATGGAACTTCTGGATATGAAGAAGCGGCTGGTCAAGGTTTAATGGCTGGTATCAATGCAGCTCTTAAAGTCCAAGGCAAAGAGCCTTTTGTGATGAAGCGGAGTGAGGGATATATTGGTGTAATGATTGACGATTTGGTAACGAAAGGAACAAGTGAACCTTATCGCTTATTGACTTCTCGCGCTGAATACCGGTTATTGCTGCGTCATGACAATGCTGATTTTCGTTTAACAGAAATTGGGTACCAACTGGGTCTGGCGACAAAAGAACGCTATGAAACTTGTTTAACGAAAAAAATACAAGTTGAAAAGGAATTGGAACGTTTAAGCACGACTCGTTTAAAACCAACGGATGAGATCCAAGCCTTTTTAGCTGAAAAAAATATCGCTCCATTAAAAGACGGTATTTTAGCCATTGATTTTTTACGTCGTCCGGAATTATCTTATTGGGATATTCTTACTTTTGCGCCTTTAGCCGAAAGTCTTCCTAAAGATGTAGAAGAGCAAATAGAAATCCAAGTGAAATATGAAGGATATATCAAAAAAGCTAATCAAAAAGTAGATAAATTAAAACGCATGGAAAACAAACGTATCCCTGAAAATATTGATTATCTTGCTATTAATGGGTTAGCTACTGAAGCTAAACAGAAATTAACTCAAATCCGTCCTGAAACGATTGCTCAAGCAAGTCGTGTCAGCGGTGTGAATCCAGCAGATATTTCAATCTTAATGGTTTACGTAGAACAAGGGAAAATCGCAAAAGTTCAAGTATAA
- the mnmE gene encoding tRNA uridine-5-carboxymethylaminomethyl(34) synthesis GTPase MnmE gives MSLEFETIAAISTPPGEGAIGIVRLSGENAVEVADRVYRSGAKVLAEQKSHTIHYGHIQNPKTNEVVDEVMISVMLAPKTFTREDIIEINCHGGITSVNQVLQVVLQQGARLAEPGEFTKRAFLNGRIDLSQAEAVMDLIRAKTDKAMHVALQQLDGNLSSLIRSLRSDILDTLAQVEVNIDYPEYDDVETLTSQLLVEKATQVKAHIQQLLQTASQGKILREGLATAIIGRPNVGKSSLLNFLLQEEKAIVTEIAGTTRDVIEEYVNVRGVPLKLVDTAGIRETEDIVERIGVERSRQALKEADLVLLVFNQNEPLSEEDLLLIEATNQNHRIVILNKVDLPNQLDLNKLETLVDSDSIVKTSILTKSGIDLLEEKIAALFFAGNTGERDATYVSNVRHIALLNDAESALDDVITGIEAGLPVDLVQMDMTRCWDLLGEITGDSVQDELLNQLFSQFCLGK, from the coding sequence TTGTCATTAGAATTTGAAACAATCGCAGCCATTTCAACGCCTCCTGGTGAGGGTGCTATCGGTATTGTCCGTTTAAGTGGAGAAAATGCAGTAGAAGTTGCTGATCGTGTTTATCGTTCAGGAGCAAAAGTTTTAGCCGAACAAAAAAGCCATACGATTCATTATGGTCATATCCAAAATCCAAAGACGAATGAAGTGGTGGATGAAGTGATGATTTCAGTCATGCTGGCTCCTAAAACTTTTACACGTGAAGACATTATTGAAATCAACTGTCATGGCGGCATTACTTCTGTTAACCAAGTACTGCAAGTTGTTTTGCAGCAGGGTGCTCGTCTAGCTGAACCTGGAGAATTTACCAAACGTGCTTTTTTAAATGGACGAATTGATTTATCACAAGCTGAAGCTGTGATGGATTTGATCCGGGCAAAAACAGATAAAGCGATGCACGTTGCTTTACAGCAACTGGATGGCAACTTATCTAGCCTGATCCGGAGTCTGCGTTCAGATATCCTAGATACATTGGCACAAGTAGAAGTGAACATTGACTATCCTGAATACGATGATGTCGAAACGCTGACGTCTCAATTACTAGTTGAAAAAGCAACTCAAGTAAAAGCGCATATCCAGCAGTTATTGCAAACAGCTAGCCAAGGGAAAATCCTACGAGAAGGACTGGCGACAGCCATTATCGGACGCCCTAATGTCGGAAAATCTAGTTTATTGAACTTTCTTTTACAAGAAGAAAAAGCCATCGTCACGGAAATTGCCGGAACGACACGTGATGTGATTGAAGAATACGTCAATGTCAGAGGAGTTCCGTTAAAACTGGTTGATACAGCCGGCATTCGTGAAACAGAAGACATTGTCGAACGCATTGGAGTCGAACGCAGCCGACAAGCGTTGAAAGAAGCCGATTTAGTGTTGCTGGTTTTCAATCAAAATGAGCCATTATCTGAAGAAGACCTTTTATTGATTGAAGCGACGAACCAAAACCACCGTATCGTTATTTTAAATAAAGTTGATTTACCGAATCAATTAGATTTGAACAAATTAGAAACGTTGGTCGATTCCGATTCTATTGTTAAAACATCGATTTTGACGAAATCGGGAATCGATCTCTTAGAAGAAAAAATAGCAGCTTTATTCTTTGCCGGCAACACAGGAGAACGGGATGCCACTTATGTATCAAACGTCCGCCATATTGCTTTGCTGAATGACGCTGAATCGGCACTGGATGATGTGATCACAGGCATTGAGGCAGGACTGCCGGTAGATCTTGTGCAAATGGACATGACCCGTTGCTGGGATCTGTTGGGCGAAATTACAGGAGACAGCGTTCAAGATGAACTGCTCAACCAACTTTTCAGCCAATTCTGTTTAGGAAAATAA
- a CDS encoding 3D domain-containing protein, with protein MSNFKSKLFIAGATLALTGVVAVSNPTQASAAEFEATTWEARSVDDIKQDIQNNEDGSTEYTIQWGDTLSSVAAATDNSLNALVDINDINNANTIYSGNTIHLSADHSTVTIENEDEVVSYDVSQPEEAVEVEAPQEETQAPVEEAQAPAEETTLAPVEEKTEEPAAAPVEEQPAETQTAEPAAQSGQTVSVEATAYSTNQPELSDTTATGINLNENPNVIAVDPSVIPLGSTITVPGYGTFIAGDTGSAIQGNRIDIHMTDLNQAMNFGRQTLNVQVSN; from the coding sequence ATGTCTAACTTTAAATCAAAATTATTTATCGCAGGTGCTACTTTAGCTTTAACAGGAGTCGTAGCTGTTTCAAACCCAACCCAAGCCTCAGCAGCAGAATTTGAAGCTACTACTTGGGAAGCTCGTTCAGTAGATGATATTAAACAAGATATCCAAAATAACGAAGATGGCAGCACAGAATACACTATCCAATGGGGAGATACATTATCTTCTGTAGCAGCTGCTACAGACAATTCCCTTAATGCATTAGTCGATATCAATGATATCAATAACGCTAATACAATCTATAGCGGCAACACGATTCATTTATCAGCTGATCATTCAACCGTGACCATTGAAAATGAAGATGAAGTTGTGAGCTACGATGTGAGCCAACCTGAAGAAGCGGTTGAAGTAGAAGCTCCACAAGAAGAAACACAAGCGCCAGTAGAAGAAGCGCAAGCTCCAGCAGAGGAAACAACTCTAGCACCCGTTGAAGAAAAAACGGAAGAACCAGCTGCAGCCCCTGTTGAAGAACAACCAGCAGAAACACAAACAGCTGAACCAGCAGCACAATCTGGCCAAACAGTCTCCGTTGAAGCTACTGCTTATTCAACTAACCAACCTGAATTAAGCGACACAACAGCTACAGGAATCAATTTAAATGAAAATCCTAATGTTATTGCTGTAGACCCAAGTGTTATTCCTTTAGGATCAACGATTACTGTCCCAGGATACGGTACATTTATTGCTGGCGATACAGGTAGTGCTATTCAAGGAAACCGCATCGACATTCACATGACTGACTTAAACCAAGCAATGAACTTTGGCAGACAAACATTGAATGTACAAGTTTCAAACTAA
- the treR gene encoding trehalose operon repressor produces MNKFTEIYLTIEAAILNQVYSAGDLLPSENELAKKYAVSRETIRKALSLLLENGYIQKKQGKGSIVLDVKRFDFPVSGLTSYKELQTAQHINSQTIVTKNIHTPLPDALAKHLKLPEGTPAIYVERQRQVNGEVVILDKDYLLASVISDMPDAAAHDSLYTYIEQTLGLVIGYAQKEITVEPATAEDHLLMDLHDEDTHVVVVRSDVYLEDTTLFQYTESRHRLDRFRFVEFARRRNPSETL; encoded by the coding sequence ATGAACAAATTCACTGAGATTTATTTAACGATTGAAGCGGCTATTTTGAATCAGGTTTATTCAGCGGGAGACCTCTTGCCGAGTGAAAACGAACTAGCAAAAAAATACGCAGTGTCCCGCGAAACCATTCGGAAAGCCTTATCTTTATTATTGGAAAATGGGTACATTCAAAAAAAACAAGGCAAAGGATCGATTGTTTTGGATGTGAAACGCTTTGACTTTCCCGTTTCTGGCTTGACGAGCTACAAAGAATTGCAAACGGCTCAACACATCAACAGCCAAACGATCGTTACAAAAAATATCCATACTCCATTGCCAGATGCTTTGGCCAAACATTTGAAACTGCCAGAAGGAACGCCAGCTATTTATGTTGAAAGACAACGGCAAGTGAATGGAGAAGTGGTGATTTTAGACAAAGATTACCTTTTAGCTTCGGTCATTTCAGACATGCCTGATGCTGCTGCTCATGATTCTCTCTACACCTATATTGAGCAAACTTTAGGATTAGTGATCGGCTATGCTCAAAAAGAAATCACTGTTGAACCAGCTACCGCCGAGGATCACCTTTTAATGGATCTGCATGATGAGGATACGCATGTCGTAGTGGTCCGAAGCGATGTTTATTTGGAAGACACAACACTCTTCCAGTATACCGAATCCCGTCACCGCTTAGATCGATTCCGCTTCGTTGAATTTGCCCGACGCAGAAACCCAAGCGAAACTCTTTAA
- the treC gene encoding alpha,alpha-phosphotrehalase: protein MSTFHEKVVYQIYPKSFKDSDGDGVGDLKGIIEKIPYLASLDVDMLWLNPFFSSPQKDNGYDISNYTEIDPLFGTMEDFEVLVSEAKKHQMEIMLDMVLNHTSIEHEWFQKALAGDKKYQDYYILREPKADGSYPTNWVSKFGGPAWAPFGDTGKCYLHLYDVTQADLNWRNPEVRKELYEVVNFWLEKGVTGFRFDVINVIGKEEVLVDAEDNVGKSLYTDRPIAHEFIHELNQKTFGHVKDSMTVGEMSSTTVENGVAYSNPENEELSMVFSFHHLKVDYLNGEKWSLMPFDFMKLKQLLDEWQVGMSEGNGWNALFWNNHDQPRGISRFGDPVNHFEASATLQAQTMHLLRGTPYIYQGEEIGMTDPGFEELEDYVDIETYNAYAELVGKGLSHEEAMEIIKVKSRDNSRTPMQWNNDLHAGFTTGKPWLKVAENFHSINVEQEQATGSILNYYKQLIRLRKEMKIISEGSYRGILMDHPSVYGYVREYQGEQLLVLNHFYAEPVSVEIPEEFLNRKCRYLIGNGEKRELTEMLTLEPYETIAFYFEA from the coding sequence TTGAGTACGTTTCACGAAAAAGTCGTTTATCAAATTTATCCGAAGTCTTTTAAGGATTCAGATGGAGATGGAGTTGGAGATTTAAAGGGAATTATTGAAAAAATCCCTTATTTGGCTAGTTTGGATGTGGATATGCTCTGGCTGAACCCTTTCTTTTCATCACCGCAAAAAGATAATGGGTATGATATTTCCAATTATACTGAAATTGATCCTTTATTTGGAACGATGGAAGACTTTGAAGTGCTCGTTTCAGAAGCTAAAAAGCACCAAATGGAAATTATGCTGGATATGGTTCTGAACCACACATCCATTGAGCATGAGTGGTTTCAAAAAGCATTAGCCGGCGATAAGAAGTACCAAGATTATTATATTTTAAGAGAGCCCAAAGCTGATGGTTCTTATCCGACCAACTGGGTTTCCAAGTTCGGCGGCCCGGCTTGGGCACCATTTGGAGATACCGGAAAGTGCTACTTGCATCTTTATGACGTTACTCAAGCTGATTTAAACTGGCGCAACCCGGAAGTTCGTAAAGAATTATATGAAGTGGTTAATTTTTGGCTGGAAAAAGGCGTGACCGGATTCCGATTTGATGTTATCAATGTGATTGGAAAAGAGGAAGTGTTGGTTGATGCGGAAGACAACGTAGGCAAATCATTGTATACCGACCGGCCGATTGCTCACGAGTTTATCCATGAGTTGAACCAAAAAACATTTGGACATGTAAAAGACTCAATGACTGTTGGAGAAATGTCTTCAACGACTGTAGAAAATGGTGTAGCTTATTCAAATCCTGAAAACGAAGAATTATCGATGGTTTTTAGTTTTCATCATTTAAAAGTTGATTACTTGAATGGAGAAAAATGGAGTTTGATGCCGTTTGACTTTATGAAATTGAAACAGTTGTTAGATGAATGGCAAGTCGGCATGTCGGAAGGCAATGGATGGAACGCATTGTTTTGGAACAACCATGACCAACCGCGGGGCATCAGCCGTTTTGGAGACCCTGTTAACCACTTTGAAGCTTCAGCTACCTTACAAGCGCAAACGATGCATTTGCTGCGTGGAACGCCTTATATTTACCAAGGCGAAGAGATCGGGATGACCGATCCTGGTTTCGAAGAGTTAGAGGATTATGTTGATATAGAAACATATAATGCTTATGCTGAATTGGTGGGAAAAGGGTTGTCGCATGAAGAAGCAATGGAGATCATTAAAGTGAAATCTCGTGACAACAGCCGAACGCCTATGCAGTGGAACAATGACTTGCATGCAGGGTTTACAACTGGTAAACCATGGTTGAAAGTAGCTGAGAATTTCCATAGTATCAATGTGGAGCAAGAACAAGCAACCGGCTCGATTTTAAACTATTATAAACAGTTGATTCGTTTGCGGAAAGAGATGAAAATTATCTCTGAAGGCAGTTATCGAGGAATCTTGATGGATCATCCAAGTGTTTATGGTTATGTCAGAGAATACCAAGGAGAACAATTGTTGGTATTAAATCATTTTTATGCTGAACCAGTAAGTGTTGAGATCCCGGAAGAATTCTTAAATCGCAAATGCCGCTATTTGATCGGCAACGGTGAGAAACGAGAATTGACCGAGATGTTGACACTGGAACCTTACGAAACGATCGCTTTTTATTTTGAAGCGTAA